GGATGGCCTCATCCACGAGCAGGAAGGGCAATTCCTGCATCGGATCGCGGAGATTTTTCAGATCGACGAGGCGCATTACGAGGCGATCCTGTCCAGGCACGTCGATCTTGGCGCCGCCGATCCCTATGTCGTCCTGGGGATCGAGCGGGGCAGGCCGTTCGAGGAGATCAGGAAACGCTATCGCAAGCTGATCTCGGACAATCATCCCGACCGGCTTATCGCGCGCGGCTTGCCGCAGGAATTCATCAAGATCGCCACGACCAGGGTCGCCGCGATCAACGCCGCCTATGAGAGGATCGAGCGGGGCCTCAGGCACGCATGAGCGGTTTTCTGCCCGACCATCCAGAGGCGGAGGTTCGGGTCTCGCCCAATTTCGGCCCGCGCCGCGAGACGCTTCGGCCCGACATGATCGTGCTGCACTATACCGGTATGGCAAGCGGCGCCGGCGCCGAGGCGTGGCTGTGCGACCCGGCGAGCGAGGTGTCTTCGCACTACCTCGTTCATGAGGACGGTCGTATCGTGCAAATGGTGCGCGAGAGCGATCGCGCCTGGCATGCCGGCCAGAGTTCCTGGCTCGGGCGAACCGACATCAACTCCTGCTCGGTCGGCATCGAGATCGTCAATCCCGGGCACATGCTGGGCTACAAGGCCTTCCCGCGGCGGCAGATCGGCGCCGTGATCGAGTTGTGCGCGGGTATCGCGGAACGCCATTCCATTCCCGCGGCAAGGGTGCTCGCCCATTCGGACGTGGCGCCGGGCCGCAAGGTCGATCCGGGCGAGAAATTTCCCTGGAAGACGCTGTTCGCGGCCGGTATCGGACATCTCGTGCCGGCGGCGCCGATAAAGGCGGGCGCTGCACTGAAGGCCGGCGATGCCGGCGCCGACGTTGAAGCACTGCAATCGATGCTGGCGCTCTATGGCTACGGTGTCGAGATATCGGGTGACTATGACCGGCGGACGGAAATCGTGGTGGCGGCCTTCCAGTTACATTTCCGCCGGCGGCTGGTCGACGGCGTGGCGGACAATTCGACGATCCGCACACTGCAGAGGCTCCTGGCTTCCGTAAAGGCAACTCCCGTCAAAAAGTCGCGTCGGGATCCTTAAATTACAATCTGTCACTCAAAGTGAATTGCGCCGCCTTCATTGCCGCCAATTCCGCCTGCAAATGCCCCTTCCGCAAGTTGTCGGGCGTCTATCCCCCCAGGCACCCGATGTTGAGTTGACCTAACTGTGCGAAGTTCTTCGTGCAGCTCTAACAGAACAGGACTACATGCAAAAATTGACCGTTGTAGCGGCAGCCGTTGCTGCCGGAGTGATAAGTTTTGCCTTCAACCAGGCCAACAGTGCCCCGCTGAGCCCCAGGGCGGACAACGGCCTCGCAGCCGTAACGCCAAAGGCAGGCTCGAGCATCAAGACGGCAAAAACCGCGCGGGCTGCTCCGGCAAGGGTTCAGAAGGCCGCCGCAACCCGGGTGACAAAATCGACGGCCAAACGCGCCAAGCGCGGCAGAAAGGCTGTCGATCTCACCACGACGGCCTCGATTAAACCCGGCAAGATCGCCGTGGCGACGCCCGCTGCCGCCGGCGAAGGCCAGTATTCGGCGATCATCGCCCGCTATGCCGCGAGCTATGGCGTGCCGGTGTCGCTAGCCAAGGCCGTCATCAAGATCGAAAGCAACTATCGGCCGAACATGGTCGGCGGCGCCGGCGAGATCGGCCTGATGCAGATCAAGCCGGCGACGGCCCGCATGATGGGTTATACCGGTTCGGCCAAGGGATTGTTCGATCCCGACACCAACATCAAATACGGCATGAAGTATCTCGCCATGGCGCGGGACCTTGGCGGCGGCACCACCTGCGGCACGATCCTGAAATACAATGCCGGCCACGGAGCGACGCGGATGAACCCGGTCTCCGCCGCCTATTGCAGCAAGGTGAAGGTGCAGATGGTGGCGCTGGGCTCGCCGGCCTGACGCTATGCAGCGCGGCGGATTTGTGCAACGCGCGCTTTATGCACGTCGTTGCCCCAAACCGCCGCGCATTTGGGGCGAGGCGCTTTTTCGTTTGCGTTTTCAGCCGGGAATCCCTTTATACGCGCTTGCCAGCTGGCCGGGCGGCCGCACCCGCGGGAGCCGAAAGGTTGCGGGTGAGGAAAGTCCGGGCTCCATGGAGACACGGTGCCGGCTAACGGCCGGCGGGGGCGACCCCAGGGAAAGTGCCACAGAAAGCAAACCGCCGCGGCATTGCCGCGGCAAGGGTGAAAGGGTGGGGTAAGAGCCCACCGC
This region of Mesorhizobium sp. M2A.F.Ca.ET.046.03.2.1 genomic DNA includes:
- a CDS encoding transglycosylase SLT domain-containing protein, with product MQKLTVVAAAVAAGVISFAFNQANSAPLSPRADNGLAAVTPKAGSSIKTAKTARAAPARVQKAAATRVTKSTAKRAKRGRKAVDLTTTASIKPGKIAVATPAAAGEGQYSAIIARYAASYGVPVSLAKAVIKIESNYRPNMVGGAGEIGLMQIKPATARMMGYTGSAKGLFDPDTNIKYGMKYLAMARDLGGGTTCGTILKYNAGHGATRMNPVSAAYCSKVKVQMVALGSPA
- a CDS encoding N-acetylmuramoyl-L-alanine amidase — protein: MSGFLPDHPEAEVRVSPNFGPRRETLRPDMIVLHYTGMASGAGAEAWLCDPASEVSSHYLVHEDGRIVQMVRESDRAWHAGQSSWLGRTDINSCSVGIEIVNPGHMLGYKAFPRRQIGAVIELCAGIAERHSIPAARVLAHSDVAPGRKVDPGEKFPWKTLFAAGIGHLVPAAPIKAGAALKAGDAGADVEALQSMLALYGYGVEISGDYDRRTEIVVAAFQLHFRRRLVDGVADNSTIRTLQRLLASVKATPVKKSRRDP